In Poecilia reticulata strain Guanapo linkage group LG1, Guppy_female_1.0+MT, whole genome shotgun sequence, one genomic interval encodes:
- the LOC103465206 gene encoding keratin, type I cytoskeletal 13-like isoform X1 yields the protein MSLSNRSFGQKSVGQKTMSVYGGAGGSGTRISIGQIDYLSRLGAINMKDLDLHVDANEKATLQNLNDRLASYLEKVHKLEKENERLEKQIAEWYSSKTVISHDYSAYMATIEDLQNKIREAVMVNARIYLEIDNSKLATDDFKVKYENELSMKQAVEADIAGLKRVMDDLTLCKMDLETQLETLKEELIMLKKNHEEDLAQLRKQMSGQVNVEVDAGSQVDLNQIMTEIREHYEALIGKNRKDLELWYQNKTLVVEKBVVEQTTNLQTSRNEIKEQKNILQKYQIELQSLLSMKSSLEASLLETQQRYANQLSGLQEVVTGLEAQLLSLTENIKENEQKYGTLLDIKTRLEMEISEYRRLLDGEGCTSSSRKVITKTTVVEETYVNGVKFETK from the exons ATGTCTCTCTCCAACAGATCCTTCGGCCAGAAATCCGTCGGTCAGAAGACCATGAGCGTCTACGGCGGAGCAGGGGGTTCTGGCACCCGCATCTCAATAGGCCAGATTGACTACTTGTCCCGTTTAGGAGCCATCAACATGAAGGATCTCGATCTGCACGTTGATGCCAACGAGAAGGCCACGCTTCAGAACCTGAACGACCGTCTGGCCTCCTACCTGGAGAAGGTGCACAAGCTGGAGAAGGAGAACGAACGGCTGGAAAAGCAGATCGCAGAGTGGTACTCAAGCAAAACTGTGATCAGCCATGATTACAGTGCCTACATGGCCACCATCGAAGATCTGCAGAACAAG ATCCGAGAAGCCGTCATGGTCAACGCAAGGATCTACTTGGAGATTGACAATTCAAAACTGGCCACTGACGACTTTAAAGTAaa ATATGAGAACGAGCTGAGCATGAAGCAGGCTGTAGAGGCCGACATCGCTGGACTGAAGAGAGTCATGGATGATCTCACTTTGTGCAAAATGGATCTGGAGACTCAGCTGGAGACTCTGAAGGAGGAGCTCATTATGCTGAAGAAGAACCACGAGGAG GACTTGGCTCAGCTGAGGAAGCAGATGAGCGGCCAGGTTAACGTGGAGGTGGACGCTGGTTCTCAAGTTGACCTGAACCAGATCATGACGGAGATCAGGGAGCACTAYGAGGCTCTTATCGGCAAGAACCGCAAGGATCTTGAGCTGTGGTACCAGAACAAG actTTAGTGGTGGAGAAGRATGTAGTAGAACAAACAACCAATCTTCAGACATCCCGCAATGAAATTAAAGAGCAGAAGAACATCCTGCAGAAATATCAGATTGAACTGCAGTCACTTCTGAGTATG AAATCATCTCTGGAGGCATCTCTGCTGGAGACTCAGCAACGCTACGCTAACCAGCTATCAGGTCTCCAGGAAGTTGTCACAGGCCTGGAGGCCCAGTTGTTAAGTCTGACCGAAAACATCAAAGAAAACGAACAGAAGTACGGCACTCTTCTGGACATCAAGACCCGTCTGGAGATGGAGATTTCAGAGTACAGGAGGCTGCTTGATGGGGAAGGCTGCAC TTCAAGCTCAAGAAAAG tgattaCAAAGACCACCGTTGTGGAGGAGACATATGTGAATGGAGTCAAGTTTGAGAccaagtaa
- the LOC103465206 gene encoding keratin, type I cytoskeletal 13-like isoform X2 has translation MSLSNRSFGQKSVGQKTMSVYGGAGGSGTRISIGQIDYLSRLGAINMKDLDLHVDANEKATLQNLNDRLASYLEKVHKLEKENERLEKQIAEWYSSKTVISHDYSAYMATIEDLQNKIREAVMVNARIYLEIDNSKLATDDFKVKYENELSMKQAVEADIAGLKRVMDDLTLCKMDLETQLETLKEELIMLKKNHEEDLAQLRKQMSGQVNVEVDAGSQVDLNQIMTEIREHYEALIGKNRKDLELWYQNKTLVVEKBVVEQTTNLQTSRNEIKEQKNILQKYQIELQSLLSMKSSLEASLLETQQRYANQLSGLQEVVTGLEAQLLSLTENIKENEQKYGTLLDIKTRLEMEISEYRRLLDGEGCT, from the exons ATGTCTCTCTCCAACAGATCCTTCGGCCAGAAATCCGTCGGTCAGAAGACCATGAGCGTCTACGGCGGAGCAGGGGGTTCTGGCACCCGCATCTCAATAGGCCAGATTGACTACTTGTCCCGTTTAGGAGCCATCAACATGAAGGATCTCGATCTGCACGTTGATGCCAACGAGAAGGCCACGCTTCAGAACCTGAACGACCGTCTGGCCTCCTACCTGGAGAAGGTGCACAAGCTGGAGAAGGAGAACGAACGGCTGGAAAAGCAGATCGCAGAGTGGTACTCAAGCAAAACTGTGATCAGCCATGATTACAGTGCCTACATGGCCACCATCGAAGATCTGCAGAACAAG ATCCGAGAAGCCGTCATGGTCAACGCAAGGATCTACTTGGAGATTGACAATTCAAAACTGGCCACTGACGACTTTAAAGTAaa ATATGAGAACGAGCTGAGCATGAAGCAGGCTGTAGAGGCCGACATCGCTGGACTGAAGAGAGTCATGGATGATCTCACTTTGTGCAAAATGGATCTGGAGACTCAGCTGGAGACTCTGAAGGAGGAGCTCATTATGCTGAAGAAGAACCACGAGGAG GACTTGGCTCAGCTGAGGAAGCAGATGAGCGGCCAGGTTAACGTGGAGGTGGACGCTGGTTCTCAAGTTGACCTGAACCAGATCATGACGGAGATCAGGGAGCACTAYGAGGCTCTTATCGGCAAGAACCGCAAGGATCTTGAGCTGTGGTACCAGAACAAG actTTAGTGGTGGAGAAGRATGTAGTAGAACAAACAACCAATCTTCAGACATCCCGCAATGAAATTAAAGAGCAGAAGAACATCCTGCAGAAATATCAGATTGAACTGCAGTCACTTCTGAGTATG AAATCATCTCTGGAGGCATCTCTGCTGGAGACTCAGCAACGCTACGCTAACCAGCTATCAGGTCTCCAGGAAGTTGTCACAGGCCTGGAGGCCCAGTTGTTAAGTCTGACCGAAAACATCAAAGAAAACGAACAGAAGTACGGCACTCTTCTGGACATCAAGACCCGTCTGGAGATGGAGATTTCAGAGTACAGGAGGCTGCTTGATGGGGAAGGCTGCACGTGA
- the LOC103465191 gene encoding keratin, type I cytoskeletal 19-like, which yields MFYQQSYGSPSVVTKQTRSYTSSAAPQKAHSVSGLSFRSGPRISSSSARFVSSGFGSKGGGFDLSNALDQSTIHLNEKATMQNLNDRLANYLEKVRSLEAANAKLEKQIREYYEKKGPAAVKDYSNYWAIINQLKDKIHAATIDNANILLQIDNSKLAADDFKTKFEHELMMRQSVEADIANLRRLLDQTTLTKADLEMQIEGLQDELAYLKKNHAEELAAMRSQLTGTVNVEVDAAPQQDLNKVMEEIRAQYEAITEKHRRDQEAWFNEKSAALNKEVAISTETIQTSKTEISDLRRTLQGLEIELQSQLSMKGALESTVAETEARYSAMLCGFQNTINMLEAELSNVRASIEQQGQDYRMLLDIKSRLEQEIATYRSLLDSEEHK from the exons ATGTTTTACCAGCAGAGCTATGGCAGCCCCTCGGTCGTCACCAAACAGACCCGCAGCTACACATCCAGCGCTGCCCCCCAGAAGGCCCACAGCGTGTCCGGCCTCAGCTTCAGGAGCGGCCCCCGCATCTCCTCCTCCAGCGCCCGGTTCGTCTCCTCTGGGTTCGGCAGCAAGGGAGGGGGCTTCGACCTGTCCAATGCCCTGGACCAGAGCACCATCCACCTGAATGAGAAGGCCACCATGCAGAACCTGAACGACCGTCTGGCCAACTACCTGGAGAAGGTGCGCTCCCTGGAGGCGGCCAACGCCAAGCTGGAGAAGCAGATCAGAGAATACTACGAGAAGAAGGGCCCAGCAGCGGTGAAGGACTACAGCAACTACTGGGCCATCATCAACCAGCTGAAAGACAAG ATCCACGCTGCCACCATTGACAATGCCAACATCCTGCTTCAGATTGATAACTCCAAACTGGCAGCAGATGACTTCAAAACCAA ATTCGAACACGAGCTGATGATGCGCCAGTCCGTCGAGGCTGACATCGCCAACCTCCGCCGCCTGCTGGACCAGACCACCCTGACCAAGGCCGACCTGGAGATGCAGATCGAAGGCCTGCAGGACGAGCTCGCCTACCTGAAGAAGAACCACGCAGAG GAACTCGCAGCAATGCGCTCTCAGCTCACCGGCACAGTCAACGTAGAGGTGGACGCCGCACCTCAGCAAGACCTGAACAAAGTCATGGAGGAGATCCGCGCCCAGTATGAAGCCATCACAGAGAAACACCGTCGCGACCAGGAGGCCTGGTTTAATGAGAAG tcgGCAGCCCTGAACAAGGAGGTGGCCATAAGCACAGAAACCATCCAGACGTCCAAGACAGAGATCAGTGACCTGCGGCGCACACTCCAGGGTCTGGAGATCGAGCTACAGTCCCAACTCAGCATG AAAGGGGCTCTGGAAAGCACGGTAGCAGAAACAGAGGCCCGCTACAGCGCCATGCTCTGCGGCTTCCAGAACACCATCAACATGCTGGAGGCAGAGCTCTCCAACGTGCGCGCTAGCATCGAACAGCAGGGCCAGGACTACAGGATGCTGCTGGACATCAAGAGCaggctggagcaggagatcgcCACCTACAGGAGCCTGCTGGATTCAGAGGAGCACAAGTAA